The following proteins are co-located in the Hypomesus transpacificus isolate Combined female chromosome 23, fHypTra1, whole genome shotgun sequence genome:
- the ftcdnl1 gene encoding formiminotransferase N-terminal subdomain-containing protein → MAPSALGKHLVACLLNVSEARRKDLVETVARAAIFDCQGVRREGTTVLNIFNDHDYNRSVITIVATIDTIRESVLSACERACGLIDVSAHIGSHPCMGAVDLVPLYPLGEDVGLERCAKEARAVAESLTMRVTGTSVFLFGWADAPQNRGLAQRRREMGWFKRSADTAAVRPDLGPSPQTRYGITGVGSSPYVMNCNVTIDTQDLALGRAVAAAIRESTPGGIPGVQVLALPHEGAVEIACNVESVRGSPPCPSGAQGDPWPSFCLGGQPYCHAPASLITSRVAELAGQRGVGTRGTALVGFTPRECRDLAETALALGVAEFWKEPHRIRM, encoded by the exons ATGGCTCCCAGTGCCTTAGGGAAACATCTGGTCGCATGTCTTCTCAACGTGTCCGAGGCACGCAGGAAAGACTTGGTCGAAACCGTCGCCCGGGCGGCCATCTTTGATTGCCAGG gtgtgaggagagagggaaccaCCGTCTTAAACATCTTCAACGATCACGACTATAACCGATCTGTCATCACTATCGTGGCCACCATCGACACCATCA GAGAGTCGGTCCTGTCAGCGTGCGAGCGAGCATGCGGCCTGATCGACGTGAGCGCCCACATCGGCTCACACCCGTGCATGGGGGCCGTGGACCTggtgcccctctaccccctgGGAGAGGACGTGGGGCTGGAGCGCTGTGCCAAGGAGGCaagag CGGTGGCTGAGAGTCTGACGATGCGGGTCACAGGGACCAGTGTGTTCCTGTTTGGCTGGGCCGACGCGCCCCAGAACCGGGGCCTGGCCCAGAGGCGCAGGGAGATGGGCTGGTTCAAGAGGAGCGCTGACACGGCTGCTGTCAGACCGGACCTGGGACCCAGCCCTCAGACACGCTACGGAATCACAG GGGTCGGCAGCAGCCCGTACGTCATGAACTGCAACGTCACCATCGACACCCAGGACCTGGCTCTGGGGCGCGCCGTCGCCGCGGCGATAAGGGAGTCCACCCCTGGTGGGATCCCCGGGGTGCAGGTCCTGGCCCTGCCTCACGAGGGCGCCGTGGAGATCGCCTGCAACGTGGAGAGTGTCCGGGGcagccctccctgccccagcggAGCCCAGGGTGACCCCTGGCCCTCCTTCTGCCTGGGGGGCCAGCCGTACTGCCACGCCCCGGCCTCGCTCATCACCTCCAGGGTGGCAGAGCTGGCTGGCCAGCGTGGGGTGGGCACCAGGGGCACGGCCCTGGTGGGGTTCACCCCCCGAGAGTGCAGGGACCTGGCTGAGACGGCTCTGGCACTGGGTGTCGCTGAATTCTGGAAAGAACCGCACAGGATACGCATGTAA
- the c23h2orf69 gene encoding mitochondrial protein C2orf69 homolog has protein sequence MIAVRRVAAGLSLLAVANTMSSVAGSSSSEPAGMWLNGSLDAHPGSPPQLRRLADVPGHKPDRVNDLLLLRPLEGLAACSADAEAYEDGNSHVVFFHGDIQDFHQEMLLQAEAAPWQSWSLERVALTLGRRFPNRYVWVVRASRMYLHKFSSYPNFVESNLFGAPEHSSDYGAFQHLRALLGHGMEQAGLPNPLPPLGGPVPQGFHLELVGFSKGCVVLNQLLYELAGARAQPGLAAFVERISDMYWLDGGHPGGSETWVTEQRALRELAASGVAVHAHVTPYEVRDPMRAWVGREHLRFIRTLEELGARLEQKLHFEDEPPSIENHFRVIQEF, from the exons ATGATAGCTGTCCGTAGAGTTGCAGCGGGTCTTTCTCTGTTAGCTGTGGCCAATACAATGAGCTCCGTGGCTGGATCCTCATCTTCAGAGCCAGCGGGGATGTGGCTAAACGGATCCCTGGATGCTCATCCAGGGAGCCCGCCCCAACTCCGGCGCCTGGCTGATGTGCCCGGGCACAAACCGGACAGAGTCAAcgaccttctcctcctcaggcCTCTAGAGGGACTGGCGGCGTGTAGCGCTGACGCAGAGGCCTACGAGGATGGAAATTCACATgttgtgtttttccatggggaTATACAG gACTTCCACCAGGAGATGCTCCTCCAGGCGGAGGCTGCTCCGTGGCAGAGCTGGAGCCTGGAGCGGGTGGCCCTCACTCTGGGGCGCCGCTTCCCCAACCGCTACGTCTGGGTGGTCCGGGCTTCGCGCATGTACCTGCACAAGTTCAGCAGCTACCCCAACTTTGTGGAGAGCAACCTGTTCGGAGCGCCGGAGCACTCCTCAGACTACGGAGCCTTCCAGCACCTCAG GGCACTGCTGGGCCACGGCATGGAGCAGGCTGGCCTGCCTAACCCGCTCCCCCCTCTAGGGGGCCCCGTGCCCCAGGGTTTCCACCTGGAGCTGGTGGGCTTCAGCAAAGGCTGCGTGGTGCTCAACCAGCTGCTGTACGAGCTGGCGGGGGCCCGCGCCCAGCCGGGGCTGGCTGCGTTCGTGGAGCGCATCTCCGACATGTACTGGCTGGACGGGGGGCACCCCGGGGGCAGCGAGACCTGGGTGACGGAGCAGCGGGCACTGAGGGAGCTGGCGGCCAGCGGAGTGGCCGTCCACGCCCACGTGACGCCCTACGAGGTGAGGGACCCCATGAGGGCCTGGGTGGGCCGCGAGCACCTCAGGTTCATCAGGACCCTGGAGGAACTGGGAGCACGGCTTGAGCAGAAGCTGCACTTTGAGGACGAGCCCCCCTCCATCGAGAACCACTTCCGGGTCATCCAGGAGTTCTGA